In Candidatus Kaistella beijingensis, a genomic segment contains:
- the bshA gene encoding N-acetyl-alpha-D-glucosaminyl L-malate synthase BshA yields MKIGILCYPTYGGSGIVATELGMSLANKGYEVHFISSALPARLDITNPNIFFHKVNVQTYPLFQYQPYDIALSSMIYRVVNLYKLDLLHAHYAIPYAYAAFTAKQMLKEEGKDIPLVTTLHGTDITLVGQHPSYKHAVEFSINQSDTITSVSESLKRDTLQFFKITKPIEVITNFIDNSEFDEYVECSRKQFASDDEKILIHVSNLRPVKRVDEVLQIFKNVNSKVKSKLIIIGEGPDMEKINEFLEDNPDLIGRIRLLGKVNDLYRILQLSDVFLLPSEQESFGLAALEAMAANTPVISSNAGGIPEVNIQGETGYLAEIGNVDAMSNYAIKLLSDEQLLSEMKKKAKEQAIRFDLKNILPLYEKMYEETIKHFRK; encoded by the coding sequence ATGAAAATAGGAATCCTCTGTTACCCAACCTATGGCGGAAGTGGCATCGTTGCTACAGAATTAGGCATGTCGCTCGCCAACAAAGGTTACGAAGTTCACTTCATCAGTTCCGCACTTCCTGCACGACTCGACATCACGAATCCGAATATTTTTTTCCATAAAGTGAATGTTCAGACGTACCCGCTTTTCCAGTATCAACCGTATGATATTGCGCTTTCGTCGATGATTTATCGCGTGGTAAATTTATACAAACTCGATTTGCTTCATGCGCACTACGCGATTCCGTACGCTTATGCGGCGTTCACTGCTAAACAAATGTTGAAGGAAGAAGGAAAAGACATTCCATTGGTTACAACGCTTCACGGAACGGATATTACTTTGGTTGGTCAACATCCGAGTTATAAACATGCGGTGGAATTCTCTATCAATCAATCAGATACGATTACTTCTGTTTCGGAAAGTTTGAAAAGAGACACGCTGCAATTTTTTAAAATCACAAAACCAATCGAAGTCATCACCAATTTCATAGACAATTCAGAATTTGATGAATATGTGGAATGCAGCAGGAAACAGTTTGCAAGTGATGATGAGAAAATCCTGATCCATGTTTCTAATCTTCGTCCTGTAAAGCGTGTGGATGAAGTTTTGCAGATTTTTAAAAATGTAAACTCAAAAGTAAAATCCAAACTGATCATCATCGGTGAAGGACCCGACATGGAAAAAATCAATGAGTTTCTAGAAGACAATCCAGACTTAATCGGCAGAATACGACTTCTTGGTAAAGTAAATGATTTGTATAGAATTCTTCAACTTTCAGATGTTTTCCTACTTCCTTCAGAGCAGGAAAGTTTCGGTTTGGCCGCATTGGAAGCGATGGCTGCAAACACGCCTGTAATTTCTTCTAATGCAGGCGGAATTCCCGAAGTGAATATTCAGGGTGAAACAGGTTATCTCGCAGAAATCGGAAATGTGGATGCAATGAGCAACTACGCCATCAAATTATTGAGCGACGAGCAACTTTTGTCGGAAATGAAGAAAAAGGCAAAAGAACAGGCAATACGATTTGATTTGAAAAATATTTTGCCGCTGTATGAAAAAATGTATGAGGAAACGATAAAACATTTTAGGAAATAG
- a CDS encoding GxxExxY protein: MNVTKSYLKDLTYKINGACIEVHKIMGPGLLESVYHKCLEQEFKLQGINFRSQFHIPVIYKGITVDNDYRCDFLIEDLIVLEIKSVSEFNPIHRAKVIHYINLLQKPKGILVNFNVEKIYPDGQETFVNKYFEQLPH, translated from the coding sequence ATGAATGTGACAAAATCGTATCTAAAAGATTTAACTTACAAAATAAACGGTGCTTGTATTGAGGTTCATAAAATAATGGGACCCGGTTTGCTTGAAAGCGTTTATCATAAATGTCTTGAGCAAGAATTCAAATTGCAGGGAATTAATTTTAGGTCTCAATTTCATATACCTGTAATTTACAAAGGAATTACAGTTGATAACGATTATCGTTGTGACTTTTTAATCGAAGATTTAATTGTTTTGGAAATAAAAAGTGTTTCGGAATTTAATCCGATTCACCGTGCAAAAGTGATTCATTATATTAACTTACTACAAAAACCTAAAGGAATTTTAGTCAATTTCAATGTAGAAAAAATTTATCCTGATGGACAAGAAACCTTTGTCAATAAATATTTTGAGCAATTACCACATTGA